One candidate division WOR-3 bacterium DNA segment encodes these proteins:
- a CDS encoding type II secretion system protein, whose product MRVERGFTLVELLVVILILGILLGMTIPRFGLVRERARESAMKMNLHNVQVVIELFHSEQGYYADDFYEDEYGGYFPGGILGVEMGRLPTNPWTGRQMDPDEFNAEDYDSESDCSNTQENGPNDVDGYYPGEIVYAVYDPPGTWSPTHYGLVGIQHSGISMRDYDVDENVVIFVLHN is encoded by the coding sequence ATGCGTGTTGAGAGAGGCTTCACCCTGGTCGAGCTGCTGGTTGTGATATTGATACTGGGCATCCTGTTGGGAATGACGATTCCCCGATTCGGCCTGGTTCGGGAGCGGGCAAGGGAATCAGCCATGAAAATGAACCTGCACAATGTTCAAGTAGTCATTGAGCTGTTCCACAGTGAGCAGGGATACTACGCTGATGACTTCTACGAGGACGAGTATGGAGGTTACTTCCCGGGCGGGATACTTGGGGTTGAGATGGGCCGACTGCCGACAAATCCCTGGACCGGTCGGCAGATGGACCCAGATGAGTTCAATGCCGAGGACTACGATTCTGAGAGTGATTGCAGCAATACTCAAGAAAACGGGCCGAACGATGTTGACGGCTACTATCCGGGCGAGATTGTCTACGCGGTTTACGACCCGCCGGGAACTTGGTCGCCGACCCACTACGGGCTGGTTGGCATTCAACATTCCGGAATCTCGATGCGGGACTATGACGTAGACGAGAATGTGGTGATATTTGTCCTTCATAACTAG
- the pilM gene encoding type IV pilus assembly protein PilM, translated as MATSVFKGAGGRGTLCIDIGSNSVKFVKIEGGRVVDYGLKEIGEAFDVPSILRELVKDYRPKEVYSFVSGPSVSVRQAPFPKMNRRELKDAILLRLEKYSPFTLDEAILDFKTLGPVREAGAIKDNVMVVAARKDVVSDHISTLKKAGLEPTALSVIPFALQAAVKKYGRVGPDETVCVLDIGAEFTDIVFMKGERLDLSRTITTAGNAITEAMTVAITTEEGQLALDAYDAERLKREYGIPGEDNTDTLPSGIMVKRLATLQRPALERFVAEINRSMDYYRREYGEARIDRVLVCGGTAAMRGLVEYIQTSLAIKTEFFDPFKTFNLYRPGTKPEDEIGHRLVTALGLAFDHTAVDLLPSELRTGKFQARDIRLVTVLGVLWVGLLVVIYIALAGWSQASSFQVNRLKRELKATEESNREYFELDQRVRDIEAKQRSLRDIVGVRALAVPVMAELSRLVPQNIKLNTLALVGQKDVKMTGVVSSEPYLLDINLSQFMLDLEANPRFKQVQLNSKNRTTLEGETVLEFELQCTTE; from the coding sequence TTGGCAACTAGCGTATTCAAGGGAGCAGGCGGCAGGGGCACCCTCTGCATTGACATCGGGTCAAACTCGGTGAAGTTTGTCAAGATCGAGGGCGGCCGGGTTGTTGACTACGGACTCAAGGAAATCGGCGAGGCGTTCGACGTGCCGTCAATCCTGAGAGAACTTGTCAAGGACTACCGGCCGAAGGAGGTTTACAGCTTTGTCTCCGGTCCTTCGGTGAGCGTACGCCAGGCACCATTCCCGAAGATGAACCGCCGCGAGCTGAAGGATGCGATTCTTCTCAGACTGGAAAAATACTCGCCGTTTACTCTGGATGAGGCGATACTCGATTTCAAGACCTTAGGCCCGGTTCGGGAGGCAGGTGCAATTAAGGACAATGTGATGGTCGTCGCGGCCCGCAAGGACGTCGTGTCAGATCATATCTCAACTTTGAAGAAGGCTGGTCTTGAGCCGACCGCACTGTCAGTTATTCCGTTCGCACTGCAGGCAGCGGTGAAGAAGTATGGTCGCGTCGGACCGGACGAGACAGTATGTGTGCTGGATATCGGAGCTGAGTTTACCGATATTGTGTTCATGAAAGGTGAGCGGCTGGACCTGTCCCGGACGATCACGACCGCGGGTAATGCGATTACTGAAGCGATGACTGTGGCAATTACGACTGAGGAAGGCCAGCTTGCACTCGATGCCTACGACGCGGAGCGGTTGAAGCGGGAGTACGGCATTCCCGGCGAGGACAATACCGACACACTGCCCTCTGGAATTATGGTGAAACGGCTGGCTACCTTGCAGCGACCCGCACTCGAGCGGTTCGTAGCCGAGATCAACCGTTCGATGGACTACTACCGGCGGGAGTACGGTGAAGCCAGAATCGACCGGGTGCTGGTCTGCGGAGGGACTGCGGCGATGCGCGGTCTTGTTGAGTACATCCAGACGAGCTTGGCAATCAAGACCGAGTTCTTCGACCCGTTCAAGACCTTCAACTTGTACCGCCCGGGTACCAAGCCTGAGGACGAAATCGGTCACCGGCTAGTGACAGCGCTCGGCCTAGCCTTTGACCATACGGCAGTTGATCTTCTGCCAAGTGAACTGCGCACGGGCAAGTTTCAGGCACGGGACATAAGGTTGGTGACGGTGCTCGGGGTACTCTGGGTTGGACTGCTTGTCGTCATCTATATTGCCCTTGCCGGCTGGTCGCAGGCCTCGTCGTTTCAGGTCAACCGGCTGAAGCGGGAGCTGAAGGCAACCGAGGAGTCGAACCGCGAGTATTTCGAGCTTGACCAGCGAGTGCGTGACATCGAGGCGAAGCAGCGCAGTTTGCGGGACATTGTCGGCGTGAGAGCGCTGGCGGTGCCAGTCATGGCTGAGCTTTCGCGACTCGTGCCCCAGAACATAAAGTTGAATACACTGGCCCTTGTCGGCCAGAAAGACGTCAAGATGACCGGGGTTGTATCGAGTGAACCATACTTGCTTGATATCAACCTGTCCCAGTTCATGCTTGACCTTGAGGCGAACCCTCGGTTCAAGCAAGTTCAGCTCAATTCGAAGAACCGGACAACACTTGAGGGTGAGACGGTTCTCGAATTCGAGCTGCAGTGTACAACGGAGTGA
- a CDS encoding ABC transporter permease has protein sequence MAARVWALATNTFREAIRDKVLLTLLVFALLVMGSAKVIQPLALGEEAKVVQDMGLAAITLFCVLIAVLVGGRLVYKEVEKRTIYIVLAKPVRRWEFIVGKYVGLMLVLAASMAIMTVGLYLILFLTGVRPSAYLLVAVVMSLFELVVVTAVAILFSTFVTPIASAVFTFAIYFVGHLSRDLRMLAAMSPSPVVKVLSQFLYYVLPNLTNFNVRGEVVHNVLLNPQALILAALYALCYAATALLISVLVFSRKDF, from the coding sequence ATGGCAGCTAGAGTCTGGGCACTTGCCACCAATACGTTCCGCGAGGCAATCCGGGATAAGGTCCTGCTGACTCTTCTTGTCTTTGCCTTGCTTGTCATGGGTAGTGCAAAAGTTATCCAGCCACTTGCGCTCGGAGAAGAGGCCAAGGTCGTGCAGGATATGGGGTTGGCGGCGATAACGCTTTTCTGTGTGCTCATTGCCGTGCTGGTTGGTGGTCGGCTTGTGTACAAGGAGGTGGAGAAACGCACGATTTACATTGTACTGGCGAAACCAGTCCGGCGGTGGGAATTTATTGTCGGCAAATATGTTGGACTGATGTTGGTGCTTGCGGCAAGCATGGCGATTATGACTGTCGGTCTATACCTAATTCTGTTCCTAACCGGAGTGAGACCATCGGCCTATCTTCTTGTCGCAGTAGTGATGAGTCTGTTTGAGCTTGTGGTTGTTACCGCCGTAGCAATTCTGTTCTCGACTTTCGTGACGCCGATTGCGAGTGCGGTGTTCACATTCGCCATCTACTTCGTCGGTCATCTGAGCCGGGACCTGAGGATGCTTGCAGCAATGAGTCCTTCACCAGTAGTGAAGGTACTGTCCCAGTTCCTGTACTACGTTCTGCCGAACCTGACCAATTTTAACGTCCGGGGAGAGGTCGTCCATAACGTTCTACTGAACCCACAGGCCTTGATTCTTGCTGCGTTGTATGCGCTCTGCTATGCGGCCACGGCGCTTCTGATTTCGGTGCTTGTTTTCTCGAGGAAAGATTTCTGA
- a CDS encoding prepilin-type N-terminal cleavage/methylation domain-containing protein, which produces MRITLHPTFDTARRDGFTLMELLVVLLIIGVLSTVAIRTIDATRDRALFDQTTAEMKQLVYAVTGNPDILSDGRRVDFGFFGDMGRLPEELRELVENTTGSPHWRGPYFRRSLTGDSLGYLYDAWGNPYTYDKGSGVISTVGNGKYPMTMKVADDLGQLYDNSIVGQVSDPDGNPPGGSSVRVVLTTSYGTYSKYKVVNPGGDYEFSLAKGDSVPLGTHRLVAFLGTTDSIVRWVTVAPRSRNVVDFRFSRPFVSQLRMVGQPRIPLGVPDSSGFEFDIVSNYLQSVTVDSFVVDYVSDSVYFRTLQIDHTMQAGYPRPNDSLIGPGLATARIVPGVTIAPNMTQTVTIGLYEFATTRAGTDTANIHDKTFRIRFSEGSVITVKP; this is translated from the coding sequence ATGAGAATCACTTTACACCCCACGTTTGACACCGCGCGGCGGGATGGATTCACTCTGATGGAGCTTCTCGTGGTGTTGCTCATCATCGGGGTTCTGAGCACGGTGGCGATACGGACGATTGACGCAACCCGGGACCGGGCCCTTTTCGACCAGACGACCGCAGAGATGAAACAGCTGGTGTATGCAGTCACTGGTAACCCAGACATTCTGTCGGACGGTCGGAGGGTTGATTTCGGGTTCTTCGGAGACATGGGTCGATTGCCCGAAGAGCTGCGGGAGTTGGTTGAGAACACCACCGGATCGCCCCACTGGCGCGGACCCTATTTCCGCCGCAGTCTTACCGGTGACAGTCTCGGTTATCTGTACGATGCGTGGGGCAACCCCTATACGTACGACAAGGGGTCAGGTGTGATTTCCACGGTTGGCAACGGTAAGTATCCGATGACGATGAAAGTCGCAGACGACCTAGGGCAGTTGTACGATAATTCAATCGTTGGTCAGGTGTCAGACCCGGACGGCAACCCACCGGGTGGGTCCAGTGTGCGGGTGGTTCTGACTACAAGCTATGGTACCTACTCCAAATACAAGGTTGTGAACCCAGGCGGTGACTACGAATTCTCCTTGGCAAAGGGCGATTCCGTGCCTTTGGGTACCCACCGGCTAGTGGCTTTCTTGGGTACGACCGACAGTATCGTGCGTTGGGTGACGGTAGCGCCTCGTTCAAGGAACGTCGTGGACTTCAGGTTTAGCCGGCCGTTTGTAAGTCAGTTGCGCATGGTCGGCCAGCCACGCATACCGCTTGGCGTGCCGGACAGCTCCGGGTTTGAGTTCGACATTGTAAGCAACTACCTACAGTCGGTGACCGTTGACTCGTTTGTCGTTGACTATGTCTCAGACAGCGTGTATTTCCGGACGCTACAGATTGACCACACGATGCAGGCGGGTTATCCCCGGCCAAATGATTCGCTCATCGGCCCGGGACTGGCGACGGCGAGGATTGTGCCCGGTGTCACAATTGCGCCGAACATGACGCAGACGGTGACAATCGGGTTGTATGAGTTTGCGACTACTCGAGCTGGCACGGACACAGCTAACATTCATGACAAGACCTTCCGCATCCGGTTCAGCGAAGGTTCGGTGATAACCGTCAAACCTTGA
- the pilO gene encoding type 4a pilus biogenesis protein PilO: MVLLERRILLIGLVVGVLLGVFAVLVLYQPRLAARQRNAAEVARLRKELEATRERVKGIGRLRARLVELEAADAAFAARVVPRGEMLPVLARLATEAEGAKVRFIEIMPPGLDTLLQQENPSAPLRAVPFVVTVQGRYLDIGRYVEDLDKFPYFVRVPDFEVTAREDIRPEVEVKLLLNLYASSLAAGGKL; this comes from the coding sequence ATGGTACTACTTGAGCGACGGATACTTCTCATTGGGCTTGTTGTTGGTGTCCTCCTGGGCGTCTTCGCTGTGTTGGTGCTGTACCAGCCGCGCCTCGCTGCCCGGCAACGCAACGCTGCTGAGGTAGCCCGACTCCGCAAGGAACTCGAGGCGACCAGAGAACGGGTGAAGGGAATCGGCCGGCTCCGGGCCCGGCTGGTGGAGTTGGAGGCGGCGGATGCGGCGTTTGCGGCCCGTGTGGTACCGCGCGGTGAGATGCTGCCGGTCTTGGCGCGCCTTGCGACGGAAGCTGAAGGTGCAAAGGTTAGATTCATTGAGATTATGCCGCCCGGTCTAGATACGCTTCTTCAGCAGGAGAATCCTAGTGCGCCGTTGCGTGCGGTTCCATTCGTAGTGACCGTCCAGGGCCGTTACCTCGACATCGGTCGTTACGTTGAGGACCTGGACAAGTTCCCCTACTTTGTGCGGGTACCGGACTTCGAGGTGACGGCACGTGAGGACATCCGGCCCGAGGTTGAGGTCAAACTGCTTCTAAACCTCTACGCCTCAAGTCTGGCTGCCGGCGGGAAGCTGTGA
- a CDS encoding prepilin-type N-terminal cleavage/methylation domain-containing protein: MMNPKSPTMRLSSGVTLLELLVVMMILSLILTAAVKTWDVTLERGRFETTKKKLDQLATAIVGDPNAVVAGQRVDFGYVGDVGLLPSKLGDLVKDPLGLPDSINPWRGPYMRATFSESPEGYRVDGWGDTIVYSRDSLFVRSYGGYGPLERSRHITREFGYTYDALMKNTVDGQVLDVRGVPPPDTLMNGVDIRVEMYGPRNGILTWVPAVYGTNGQFRFYPVPQGNRHLLRAVYIHDIPPPVDSVVSQRYVTVYPKVGARGLQVRLDVDWSQE, translated from the coding sequence ATGATGAATCCCAAGTCGCCAACGATGAGGTTATCCAGCGGTGTTACCCTTCTGGAACTTCTGGTTGTGATGATGATCCTCAGCCTCATACTGACAGCGGCCGTCAAGACATGGGACGTTACGCTGGAGCGCGGCCGGTTTGAGACCACGAAGAAGAAGCTTGACCAACTGGCGACAGCAATCGTTGGGGATCCGAATGCCGTCGTCGCGGGACAGCGGGTTGACTTTGGGTACGTTGGCGATGTTGGTTTGCTGCCGTCGAAGCTGGGCGACCTTGTTAAGGACCCTCTCGGACTGCCCGACAGTATCAATCCTTGGCGTGGACCATACATGCGGGCTACGTTCAGTGAGTCACCCGAGGGGTACCGAGTTGACGGCTGGGGCGATACCATAGTGTACAGCAGGGACAGTCTGTTCGTGCGCAGCTACGGCGGGTATGGGCCGTTGGAGCGAAGTCGGCATATTACCCGTGAGTTCGGTTACACCTATGATGCCCTGATGAAAAACACGGTTGACGGTCAAGTCTTGGATGTACGTGGGGTGCCGCCGCCTGATACGCTTATGAACGGCGTGGACATCAGGGTCGAGATGTACGGCCCTAGGAATGGCATTCTGACCTGGGTACCGGCTGTTTACGGGACAAACGGCCAGTTCAGATTTTATCCAGTACCGCAAGGGAACAGACATCTTTTGAGAGCAGTGTACATCCACGACATTCCGCCACCAGTTGATTCCGTAGTCAGCCAGCGGTATGTGACAGTGTACCCGAAGGTTGGTGCGCGCGGACTTCAGGTAAGGTTGGACGTGGATTGGAGCCAGGAATGA